The segment CTAGTATAGGGACAAGCGTGATAAGAATCTCTCCTGTGAGTCGTGCTATACCTGGACCTACTAATCTAACCTTCTCATGGTCGGAACAAAGCCCACCGCCGCGACATCCTTCGGTTGTGACGACCATAGCTCAACAGCAACAAGGCATAATTCTTCAGCATGCACTTACAACAAACAACGGTTTTCCCAGCCATTCGGAAATCCCGGAACAAAATTCACAGATACTAAAACCATCGCATTCGCCTCATATGCCACTGTCAGCGCCAACGCCGCAAAACTTAACTCTTCTGCATAAACCTTTGGAACAGCCCGTCGATTATGCACAACCGCAAACTCAAAGCCAGCCAATTTATGTGATGCAACATCAACACGAAAAAAAGTATCTTGTTATAAAGAATAGCGTGGATGTATCTGCAGCAGGCCATATAACTAATCAGGACGACAAGTATAGACCTGGTTTAATGAATCAGTTAAGTCAGCTTCCACCATCGTTGCATCAAACGCAGTCCCAACCTCCGCAATCACCTGCTGTTTCGTCTGCCCATATCGATAAACTGTCTGTTTTACAAGTAAGTAGTGTTATAACTCGTTACCAGCTGACAATTATGATATTGCCATTGGAAACAaggaattaaataataattacacaCTGCTTCTATCAGGCAAGTAAAGTAGCCACACACGCGTCCACACATATGGACATGCAGAGAACTCAGCCACCACCTACAAGCGTAGTGATGACAACTACCACAGAAGCTACGAATCCACCTACTCCTACGAGTGTCTTCCAGCATGTGATAGTTCAACCAGgaaatataatacaaattccAAAAAGTCAACCATCCAGAGAAGAAAACTCAAAAAACAATGGTGTTCTGTGTAGGTTTAAAACATTAATACGATGTTTTTGTATAATAGCCCCAGTTTCATTATTGCACCTTTtctttatattctcgtataattcaagtttatgtttcaattaatacATTGCAATTGTGTGGAACGTTTTGACAAAGAAATTTGTATGTTTTAAATTGTCGTTGCATTTTAATTTACATACTTATCACACAGTTTGATGTTGGGTATATTAGCGAAAAAATCATTACGACGTAACTCGAGTATATTTTGATCAAACACATGTTGCATTTAATTAAATCTCTGGTCATTTCGTATTAATGTTATCGTATTCTTTGTGAATTTGACTAAACACTAAGGCTTTCACAGATGGCAGCCATGAAGTTCCTCCTGCATACCAGCCCCATCCCCCATCATTACTGAACAATGCAGTGCGCAACTGGAAAAAAGGTTTGAGTTCTCACTGCCAAACAAAATGTATGACTATCCTCGTAATTGTTGTAAAGTATATTAACAGTGGTACATACGGACATATACTCACAGTAATATTTTATGATTCTTGTGTAAGATTTTGTAACTGCAATATTCATAGTCtgcaatatattttatattattatttttaatgaaggTATTATTGCTGCACCAAAGCAAGCATACTAAAAACCGTATTAATACTTAATAGTTTTTCTTTCACACGATAAGAGAAGTATCTAATTAGTACTTTGCAGATAATATatcaaattatttaataattacatattattattagtaatacGTTCACTATCAGtatcaaacatttttcaccATCACCATTTCATATTCTGTATAAAGaaaactaaattaattttacgtgCATTGTTATTAAAACCCGTAATTCATAATGAAATATTGAGAGAGTTAACCACATCTTATTGCtggattttataatttttatgcaaagaaTATACTGCAATCAGTAAAATAGTTTAATCATGAAAACTTTTACCACAATAGATGATGATAACGAACGTGataatatgattattaaaaattatatatttgttTCGTGTGATATAATTTATATCATAtatcttcatttttatatttattagaatatagtgCAACTTCTTTTTTgacgaaatttaaataaaatcttCATAAGATATAAACATGTACCATTATCTATTTTACAACAAAAGCAGCTAATCAATTTTTTGCTCGTACTTCAATTGTGTGTAACATGTCACCTAACTCTGACTGGAatacaaaaatcatttttaatgttACTCTAATGTTGGGGAAGGGTGATGATGTCACTAATTTTCCCTTTGCCAATTTGATCGATGTTTTACCGCTAATTTGATCGATGGATCAGTTATAACAACATATATTAACACaatcttatatatatatttaacagTGAACGTAAATTCAATATATAACatcattaataatattttagcTAGTATCTCTACATCATTACTAACTACGGTCATCGCAACTCACGCATCAATTTCATTGCAGCTTTTTCCTGGCAGACGACAGTACTGGATCAATCAGAAGTGAGTCCTCCACCATCCACCCTAAGCCCACCTTTGAGTGCACCTCCAATCCCAATAAGTATGAGTACACCTGGTGAAGATGGACCTGGTCCCGGACCAGATCCTATTACTCCCGCCGAAGAGGAAGATGATGATGTTTTTGAAGCAGAACCAACAACACCCGCTGAAGTGGAAGCTAATGCCAATAAGAGACGTAGTCAGTCCCTTAGTGCATTGCATACCAAGGAGCCTCAAAGTCCGCTTAAAGTAAGCACAAATTATATGATTAATTGCTCTAGTCTATCGACAATAAAAAGCTGTTTTATACATTTCTGTGAGGAGACTCTTCCCAATTTGATGCTCTGGCTAGTTTTGTCTCGAAAAACGGCAATCAGGGTACCTAATGTTGTACCGCAGCTGATTGTGTCGTTACTTTGCAAACTGTTAATATACGGAGAAAGaagttttaaaaatttatgaatTGTAATCCCTAGAACTAATAATGAACATGTTATTTTATAATGCATTCTTATTTCCAGTCTAAGGATCGGATACGACGACCGATGAATGCATTTATGATTTTCTCGAAGCGTCACCGTGCAGTAGTGCACCAGAGACATCCGAATCAGGATAATCGTACCGTGTCGAAAATATTGGGAGAGTGGTGGTACGCGTTAGGCCCGGAAGAAAAGCAAAAGTATCACGATCTTGCATCGGAAGTGAAAGAAGCGCATTTTAAAGCACATCCGGATTGGAAATGGTGCAGCAAGGACAGGCGGAAATCATCTACGACCAGCTTCAAAGGTAGCGAATCTCGAGGAAAGTTAAATAGTACCGGAGAAGAGACGGATATGGGACCACCAACGGATGACGTACCATTGACACCAAGAGCCACCGATGAAATTGTTGTTCCTGTTTCTACAGTCTACAATGAGGCTCCAACGATTGAAGTacgattgattttttttttttgtgataaTATCTTCTACGAATCGTTACGGTTacattacaaatattatttattcaggtGATTAATCAGTCGCACACGCATCGGATAATGGAGATGCCCGTACAAATCGAAAACACTGAACCGGACTTAAAGCAGGATGAAGACGGGAATGCATCGGATGAAGATCAAATGGTAATCTGCGAGGATCCACAGCCTGAAATAGATTTGAAATGCAAAGATAAATTAACGGATAGCGATAACGACATACAAGACGAAGACGGTGAAAAGAAATGTTACACACAACCACGATTTTCGCCTGTGAGTGGTCAGAAGAGGGAGACGATGACTGTTAAGCAAGAGATTACATGCAGGCCTAAACCAATAAAAGGTTTGTGTTATCACTTGATTGGAAATGATTATTTAGTAATAGTGTACTATGGTAAAGTAAATTTCTCCGTTTGTTTAGCACGAATACCTTCAACAGGTATAGAGACTACAACGAAGTATCATCACACTTCTATGGATAAAGGAGGAACAGTATCTGTTTTATCGAGCACATATCCTTATCATAGTCCTGTCAACCCAACTGGAGTATCCGGTTTTCAACCTACTGGTGGGGCATTCATAACGATGCCAATATCTCCTAAAGTTATTAAACCGGAACCGGTGAAAAGCGAACAGCAATACAGTACTCAATACAGCATGAGCAATCTGGTGGCAAGCATTCACGAAAATGGAAGGAACATGCCTAAATTTACGGCTGCTCCGGTATTACATTCTGTAAGtattatgaaaataaataatcgaAAGTATTTCAAAGTAACATACATACCTAAAAAATGATCCGGACAAGGTACAAATGTGTACGCAGTGATGTCTAGTATTCCTGAAATCCTTCTTTAACAGCTCCTTTTTCTTCAGGCATGTGTGAATATTCAAAATTGTTGCGTTGATCGTTTGAATGATTACTAGATCAGTACACTTCATGTTCTTAATAGAGAACTCAGTTATAAAGGCTTAAACGTTCTATCGTAggatttttgtattttctttaaatttcgTTGTTAAAATTTCTTCTCTTCGCTTGTAAATAATTTGAACCATCATCTTGCACGTAGTTTGCAAAGTAATCTGAAAACTTGTTTTGAAGATTAACGAAAGTCTAAAAGTAAGGTATGAATAGTTACTATAGCATTCATTAGTATAATCAGAGTGCTATTCGCACGTGCCTACTTACTTAACTGCAGCATTgttcaaatttttgtttttttccaTTCTGAAATCTGAATTGAGGGAGCAAATGAATTTTCGTTTTTAGTAAACGGTTTTATGTAAACACATGCGAATAAACTCGGTGATTAAGTTACAAATATAACGTAAGTGACAGTTTGGTTGAAAATCCATGATGGCTCTGTTTAAACAACAGCAGCCGCTGCAATCCTTAGGCACTATTCTTCGCCCCCTTACTTCAGCTGTCCCTTATCAACAATCGTTCACTGTAACATTGCTCGATAACGATATGGTGGCTGTTTCCAAACCGCAGCAGGGATCGCAGTACCTTGGCCCAGCACCGCAGCATCCCAGGATGTACTGTGGCTTTCAAATCCCAATTTCTGGTAAGTTCAGGcaatgaaaaataattgtatTCTATCATGGCGATAATATTTTGCCAAATTCCTTGTATATGTGATCGATCACTGCGGTTGAAGTTTgactttatatttaatattaagagGGCTGGTCTTATTATTcgtataatataattttaatacatatttattaattacaGATGCCGGCAATCGCAACATATCTTCACAGTGTTTAGCTTCTGGTAATAAGATGGAAACCCAAAGTGTTATTGTGAGCAAACCTTACTCGATTTCGACAACTTCCACTACGTCGACTTACCGAGGAATTGGCCATCCAATAGCACGCCTCGCAGAACCTGAAAAGAATGAGAACCAAGTAGGAAATAATCACGCTCAGTTTTATGGTGAGTCTCAGTCTCAATGGTTACTAAATAGCAGACGCTTAATCGTTGAACATTTTTCGTCAAAATGCCGCCAGATAACAAGAACTAAAAACCGGTCTATTTTATTTCAGTAACTAATGTCAAACCTGATCAAGAGAGGAAAGATACGGTGAACATTATTTTACCGGCTACGAACGATAAACACAAACAGCCATCTACTCCACATACTCCTCACACACCGCTTAACAATCATGGTAGTACAGAAATCTCAACCAATAAATCGTATTCTTTGGATGAAATTCAAAATAATGATATAGGTCCAAGTAAGGGGCCTTTCATGCTTGCTCCAACTCCGGCACAACTTGGTCGAGCACCGTTGCAAAGGAGACAATCAATGGGTATGATTCtgtaatgtttttttttctcttacgAAACAATTTACCGtaaacaaagaaaagaaaagatgtGGTCAGAAAGGTATCTCTATCGTCAAGTGATTAAAAATATActgaaaagaattgttatatttttatagCAATGCCTCCCACATCAAATGCAGGAGACCATGGGCCTCTGACGTCTCAGCATTGTGACAATCGTCCACAAATTAGCACATCCCAAACTGCGGAACAAatgcaacagcaacaacaaaatTTCTCAGAATCTCATGCTTCGCCGTCCCCATCCACTAAGAAAGGGTCCTTTTTCAAAAAGAATGTCGAAGACGGAATGGACAGGTATTGATGAATTATTTTAGATTTATAACAATTCCCAGTACGCAAATATCTACAATTACACACGTGTATGTACAATTTCAGAGTACTTGAACAAGtgaattttcaagaaaaattttcgtctcTACCGGAATTTAAACCAGAAGATATACAAAGTCCAAGTGCAATCAGTATAAACACAGCAGGTTCGTCTGCTCATGGTTCGGTAGTAACGTCTGGCTTACATTCGTCAAATTTACAATCGTCCATGCAAATGCAAAGTTACCGGAAAAAGTCTGCACAAGGACCTCATAGGCCTACAAGTAATTATTTCGTTGGTTTTAAGAGACATCCATATTCCTAACGAAAcgtttataaataaattgcgTTCAATTGTCTTTTTAAACAGTGAATGAGGACGACATCGAGTCCGATACATCCGTCTCCGCTACTCCAAAATCAACTTCCAGTGTTAAGTTGACAGGGAACACGTTCTTTGGTCCAGATTTCAACGTTGATGCGTACAGAGCTAACAACGATCTTGTAGGAGATGTTGACGCCAATTCTCCTAGAACACCAAAGACACCTGGAGGAGGTGCTAGCAATTCGGTCGGAATGGGTAGAAGCGAGAACGAACGGGGTCACAGAAAAGTATTGGAACAACGTCGGCTTCTCGTAATGCAATTGTTTCAAGAAAATGGTTACTTCCCTTCGACGCAAGCTACCACAGCTTTTCAAGCGAAGCATTCGGATATATTCCCTAATAAGACAAGTTTGCAATTAAAGATTAGAGAAGTAAGGCAGAAATTGAAAGCGAACTCAACACCGATGAGTGCTAACAGTTTGGTTAGTCCATTACCTGTTTCTGAGCCTTCACCTAACGTGACTGGTAACTATTGATCAGTTTTGCGATTAGAAATATTTCATTGTGATATACATATGTGTGTATAAACATTTACGGAAGAATATTTTCATAGGACCATTGACTGCTCCTCCTACATCGATGGGAGCTCCACATTCACTGCCTGTAAGCAGTAGTGGTAGCTAGCACCCACGTGCCAACTGTGATACTATACATCCCCTTACTCCACAGCACGAGTACATCAttatccattaaaaaaaaaggaaagcttTTATTTGGAAAATCGTTGATATAAAAGTTTTCGCGAGTTGTAAAGTGCTGCAAGGCTTTAGTGCAATTCGAACTTTTGATGTA is part of the Halictus rubicundus isolate RS-2024b chromosome 10, iyHalRubi1_principal, whole genome shotgun sequence genome and harbors:
- the Cic gene encoding putative transcription factor capicua isoform X1 — its product is MLTAHSEMHEKRGDPLGGGQYGVGGGGGGNSIEEKSILEQPPPPLAPPQRDLSDPTISAKKLPKKRKFDPSELEEMDKTSNVTSNINNMVNIRTPNMLLGQPSLVQQSTLARQSPQQQESDCYQVSSGHSVVILPPQSTAVDYSLREEPLRSRPRPATVTIDLSEWRDHRVLALRDSYYYPGVIRNAVQGEIYIEFDGERKLVRYTDVLGAGRYDVIGDASPSVGQVALDAKVCIRCPQSNNHIDAAKVFVKGTVCKILTKPKRFVVKIPREDDQSASYVVKRADLRLVQPPWWDELEEGLEDCDSSRVEGIEHGYRNSSEAPTAVPIMLHHPSHHTSHISTHSDTYYRTTGTSPLMTSAYSASTALSNGSRPYDDLESEDDLDREDITFPSDADAKLSGSSKRSSMQSRGSTSSLVEQRSITPRSQAATPRSQAATPHRYKKGDVVATPSGVRKKFNGKQWRRLCSKEGCSKESQRRGYCSRHLSLKGSGLRGPTNTFPGGKMDGEETSRDSDTSPNYGDRRIAGRFDQDETEAANMLVSLGSSRSATPAFSSPTGQSSISPCINQSPVPPLGLNQNNVFMPISSPAHHAPPLVSPGAKWKHSPTQSTFLTQYQQQVIKPEPNRVVRSNRPAPTAPGPASIGTSVIRISPVSRAIPGPTNLTFSWSEQSPPPRHPSVVTTIAQQQQGIILQHALTTNNGFPSHSEIPEQNSQILKPSHSPHMPLSAPTPQNLTLLHKPLEQPVDYAQPQTQSQPIYVMQHQHEKKYLVIKNSVDVSAAGHITNQDDKYRPGLMNQLSQLPPSLHQTQSQPPQSPAVSSAHIDKLSVLQASKVATHASTHMDMQRTQPPPTSVVMTTTTEATNPPTPTSVFQHVIVQPGNIIQIPKSQPSREENSKNNGVLYGSHEVPPAYQPHPPSLLNNAVRNWKKAFSWQTTVLDQSEVSPPPSTLSPPLSAPPIPISMSTPGEDGPGPGPDPITPAEEEDDDVFEAEPTTPAEVEANANKRRSQSLSALHTKEPQSPLKSKDRIRRPMNAFMIFSKRHRAVVHQRHPNQDNRTVSKILGEWWYALGPEEKQKYHDLASEVKEAHFKAHPDWKWCSKDRRKSSTTSFKGSESRGKLNSTGEETDMGPPTDDVPLTPRATDEIVVPVSTVYNEAPTIEVINQSHTHRIMEMPVQIENTEPDLKQDEDGNASDEDQMVICEDPQPEIDLKCKDKLTDSDNDIQDEDGEKKCYTQPRFSPVSGQKRETMTVKQEITCRPKPIKARIPSTGIETTTKYHHTSMDKGGTVSVLSSTYPYHSPVNPTGVSGFQPTGGAFITMPISPKVIKPEPVKSEQQYSTQYSMSNLVASIHENGRNMPKFTAAPVLHSQPLQSLGTILRPLTSAVPYQQSFTVTLLDNDMVAVSKPQQGSQYLGPAPQHPRMYCGFQIPISDAGNRNISSQCLASGNKMETQSVIVSKPYSISTTSTTSTYRGIGHPIARLAEPEKNENQVGNNHAQFYVTNVKPDQERKDTVNIILPATNDKHKQPSTPHTPHTPLNNHGSTEISTNKSYSLDEIQNNDIGPSKGPFMLAPTPAQLGRAPLQRRQSMAMPPTSNAGDHGPLTSQHCDNRPQISTSQTAEQMQQQQQNFSESHASPSPSTKKGSFFKKNVEDGMDRVLEQVNFQEKFSSLPEFKPEDIQSPSAISINTAGSSAHGSVVTSGLHSSNLQSSMQMQSYRKKSAQGPHRPTMNEDDIESDTSVSATPKSTSSVKLTGNTFFGPDFNVDAYRANNDLVGDVDANSPRTPKTPGGGASNSVGMGRSENERGHRKVLEQRRLLVMQLFQENGYFPSTQATTAFQAKHSDIFPNKTSLQLKIREVRQKLKANSTPMSANSLVSPLPVSEPSPNVTGPLTAPPTSMGAPHSLPVSSSGS
- the Cic gene encoding putative transcription factor capicua isoform X5: MLTAHSEMHEKRGDPLGGGQYGVGGGGGGNSIEEKSILEQPPPPLAPPQRDLSDPTISAKKLPKKRKFDPSELEEMDKTSNVTSNINNMVNIRTPNMLLGQPSLVQQSTLARQSPQQQESDCYQVSSGHSVVILPPQSTAVDYSLREEPLRSRPRPATVTIDLSEWRDHRVLALRDSYYYPGVIRNAVQGEIYIEFDGERKLVRYTDVLGAGRYDVIGDASPSVGQVALDAKVCIRCPQSNNHIDAAKVFVKGTVCKILTKPKRFVVKIPREDDQSASYVVKRADLRLVQPPWWDELEEGLEDCDSSRVEGIEHGYRNSSEAPTAVPIMLHHPSHHTSHISTHSDTYYRTTGTSPLMTSAYSASTALSNGSRPYDDLESEDDLDREDITFPSDADAKLSGSSKRSSMQSRGSTSSLVEQRSITPRSQAATPRSQAATPHRYKKGDVVATPSGVRKKFNGKQWRRLCSKEGCSKESQRRGYCSRHLSLKGSGLRGPTNTFPGGKMDGEETSRDSDTSPNYGDRRIAGRFDQDETEAANMLVSLGSSRSATPAFSSPTGQSSISPCINQSPVPPLGLNQNNVFMPISSPAHHAPPLVSPGAKWKHSPTQSTFLTQYQQQVIKPEPNRVVRSNRPAPTAPGPASIGTSVIRISPVSRAIPGPTNLTFSWSEQSPPPRHPSVVTTIAQQQQGIILQHALTTNNGFPSHSEIPEQNSQILKPSHSPHMPLSAPTPQNLTLLHKPLEQPVDYAQPQTQSQPIYVMQHQHEKKYLVIKNSVDVSAAGHITNQDDKYRPGLMNQLSQLPPSLHQTQSQPPQSPAVSSAHIDKLSVLQASKVATHASTHMDMQRTQPPPTSVVMTTTTEATNPPTPTSVFQHVIVQPGNIIQIPKSQPSREENSKNNGVLSFSWQTTVLDQSEVSPPPSTLSPPLSAPPIPISMSTPGEDGPGPGPDPITPAEEEDDDVFEAEPTTPAEVEANANKRRSQSLSALHTKEPQSPLKSKDRIRRPMNAFMIFSKRHRAVVHQRHPNQDNRTVSKILGEWWYALGPEEKQKYHDLASEVKEAHFKAHPDWKWCSKDRRKSSTTSFKGSESRGKLNSTGEETDMGPPTDDVPLTPRATDEIVVPVSTVYNEAPTIEVINQSHTHRIMEMPVQIENTEPDLKQDEDGNASDEDQMVICEDPQPEIDLKCKDKLTDSDNDIQDEDGEKKCYTQPRFSPVSGQKRETMTVKQEITCRPKPIKARIPSTGIETTTKYHHTSMDKGGTVSVLSSTYPYHSPVNPTGVSGFQPTGGAFITMPISPKVIKPEPVKSEQQYSTQYSMSNLVASIHENGRNMPKFTAAPVLHSQPLQSLGTILRPLTSAVPYQQSFTVTLLDNDMVAVSKPQQGSQYLGPAPQHPRMYCGFQIPISDAGNRNISSQCLASGNKMETQSVIVSKPYSISTTSTTSTYRGIGHPIARLAEPEKNENQVGNNHAQFYVTNVKPDQERKDTVNIILPATNDKHKQPSTPHTPHTPLNNHGSTEISTNKSYSLDEIQNNDIGPSKGPFMLAPTPAQLGRAPLQRRQSMAMPPTSNAGDHGPLTSQHCDNRPQISTSQTAEQMQQQQQNFSESHASPSPSTKKGSFFKKNVEDGMDRVLEQVNFQEKFSSLPEFKPEDIQSPSAISINTAGSSAHGSVVTSGLHSSNLQSSMQMQSYRKKSAQGPHRPTMNEDDIESDTSVSATPKSTSSVKLTGNTFFGPDFNVDAYRANNDLVGDVDANSPRTPKTPGGGASNSVGMGRSENERGHRKVLEQRRLLVMQLFQENGYFPSTQATTAFQAKHSDIFPNKTSLQLKIREVRQKLKANSTPMSANSLVSPLPVSEPSPNVTGPLTAPPTSMGAPHSLPVSSSGS
- the Cic gene encoding putative transcription factor capicua isoform X3, with amino-acid sequence MLTAHSEMHEKRGDPLGGGQYGVGGGGGGNSIEEKSILEQPPPPLAPPQRDLSDPTISAKKLPKKRKFDPSELEEMDKTSNVTSNINNMVNIRTPNMLLGQPSLVQQSTLARQSPQQQESDCYQVSSGHSVVILPPQSTAVDYSLREEPLRSRPRPATVTIDLSEWRDHRVLALRDSYYYPGVIRNAVQGEIYIEFDGERKLVRYTDVLGAGRYDVIGDASPSVGQVALDAKVCIRCPQSNNHIDAAKVFVKGTVCKILTKPKRFVVKIPREDDQSASYVVKRADLRLVQPPWWDELEEGLEDCDSSRVEGIEHGYRNSSEAPTAVPIMLHHPSHHTSHISTHSDTYYRTTGTSPLMTSAYSASTALSNGSRPYDDLESEDDLDREDITFPSDAGSSKRSSMQSRGSTSSLVEQRSITPRSQAATPRSQAATPHRYKKGDVVATPSGVRKKFNGKQWRRLCSKEGCSKESQRRGYCSRHLSLKGSGLRGPTNTFPGGKMDGEETSRDSDTSPNYGDRRIAGRFDQDETEAANMLVSLGSSRSATPAFSSPTGQSSISPCINQSPVPPLGLNQNNVFMPISSPAHHAPPLVSPGAKWKHSPTQSTFLTQYQQQVIKPEPNRVVRSNRPAPTAPGPASIGTSVIRISPVSRAIPGPTNLTFSWSEQSPPPRHPSVVTTIAQQQQGIILQHALTTNNGFPSHSEIPEQNSQILKPSHSPHMPLSAPTPQNLTLLHKPLEQPVDYAQPQTQSQPIYVMQHQHEKKYLVIKNSVDVSAAGHITNQDDKYRPGLMNQLSQLPPSLHQTQSQPPQSPAVSSAHIDKLSVLQASKVATHASTHMDMQRTQPPPTSVVMTTTTEATNPPTPTSVFQHVIVQPGNIIQIPKSQPSREENSKNNGVLYGSHEVPPAYQPHPPSLLNNAVRNWKKAFSWQTTVLDQSEVSPPPSTLSPPLSAPPIPISMSTPGEDGPGPGPDPITPAEEEDDDVFEAEPTTPAEVEANANKRRSQSLSALHTKEPQSPLKSKDRIRRPMNAFMIFSKRHRAVVHQRHPNQDNRTVSKILGEWWYALGPEEKQKYHDLASEVKEAHFKAHPDWKWCSKDRRKSSTTSFKGSESRGKLNSTGEETDMGPPTDDVPLTPRATDEIVVPVSTVYNEAPTIEVINQSHTHRIMEMPVQIENTEPDLKQDEDGNASDEDQMVICEDPQPEIDLKCKDKLTDSDNDIQDEDGEKKCYTQPRFSPVSGQKRETMTVKQEITCRPKPIKARIPSTGIETTTKYHHTSMDKGGTVSVLSSTYPYHSPVNPTGVSGFQPTGGAFITMPISPKVIKPEPVKSEQQYSTQYSMSNLVASIHENGRNMPKFTAAPVLHSQPLQSLGTILRPLTSAVPYQQSFTVTLLDNDMVAVSKPQQGSQYLGPAPQHPRMYCGFQIPISDAGNRNISSQCLASGNKMETQSVIVSKPYSISTTSTTSTYRGIGHPIARLAEPEKNENQVGNNHAQFYVTNVKPDQERKDTVNIILPATNDKHKQPSTPHTPHTPLNNHGSTEISTNKSYSLDEIQNNDIGPSKGPFMLAPTPAQLGRAPLQRRQSMAMPPTSNAGDHGPLTSQHCDNRPQISTSQTAEQMQQQQQNFSESHASPSPSTKKGSFFKKNVEDGMDRVLEQVNFQEKFSSLPEFKPEDIQSPSAISINTAGSSAHGSVVTSGLHSSNLQSSMQMQSYRKKSAQGPHRPTMNEDDIESDTSVSATPKSTSSVKLTGNTFFGPDFNVDAYRANNDLVGDVDANSPRTPKTPGGGASNSVGMGRSENERGHRKVLEQRRLLVMQLFQENGYFPSTQATTAFQAKHSDIFPNKTSLQLKIREVRQKLKANSTPMSANSLVSPLPVSEPSPNVTGPLTAPPTSMGAPHSLPVSSSGS
- the Cic gene encoding putative transcription factor capicua isoform X6; translation: MLTAHSEMHEKRGDPLGGGQYGVGGGGGGNSIEEKSILEQPPPPLAPPQRDLSDPTISAKKLPKKRKFDPSELEEMDKTSNVTSNINNMVNIRTPNMLLGQPSLVQQSTLARQSPQQQESDCYQVSSGHSVVILPPQSTAVDYSLREEPLRSRPRPATVTIDLSEWRDHRVLALRDSYYYPGVIRNAVQGEIYIEFDGERKLVRYTDVLGAGRYDVIGDASPSVGQVALDAKVCIRCPQSNNHIDAAKVFVKGTVCKILTKPKRFVVKIPREDDQSASYVVKRADLRLVQPPWWDELEEGLEDCDSSRVEGIEHGYRNSSEAPTAVPIMLHHPSHHTSHISTHSDTYYRTTGTSPLMTSAYSASTALSNGSRPYDDLESEDDLDREDITFPSDADAKLSGSSKRSSMQSRGSTSSLVEQRSITPRSQAATPRSQAATPHRYKKGDVVATPSGVRKKFNGKQWRRLCSKEGCSKESQRRGYCSRHLSLKGSGLRGPTNTFPGGKMDGEETSRDSDTSPNYGDRRIAGRFDQDETEAANMLVSLGSSRSATPAFSSPTGQSSISPCINQSPVPPLGLNQNNVFMPISSPAHHAPPLVSPGAKWKHSPTQSTFLTQYQQQVIKPEPNRVVRSNRPAPTAPGPASIGTSVIRISPVSRAIPGPTNLTFSWSEQSPPPRHPSVVTTIAQQQQGIILQHALTTNNGFPSHSEIPEQNSQILKPSHSPHMPLSAPTPQNLTLLHKPLEQPVDYAQPQTQSQPIYVMQHQHEKKYLVIKNSVDVSAAGHITNQDDKYRPGLMNQLSQLPPSLHQTQSQPPQSPAVSSAHIDKLSVLQASKVATHASTHMDMQRTQPPPTSVVMTTTTEATNPPTPTSVFQHVIVQPGNIIQIPKSQPSREENSKNNGVLYGSHEVPPAYQPHPPSLLNNAVRNWKKAFSWQTTVLDQSEVSPPPSTLSPPLSAPPIPISMSTPGEDGPGPGPDPITPAEEEDDDVFEAEPTTPAEVEANANKRRSQSLSALHTKEPQSPLKSKDRIRRPMNAFMIFSKRHRAVVHQRHPNQDNRTVSKILGEWWYALGPEEKQKYHDLASEVKEAHFKAHPDWKWCSKDRRKSSTTSFKGSESRGKLNSTGEETDMGPPTDDVPLTPRATDEIVVPVSTVYNEAPTIEVINQSHTHRIMEMPVQIENTEPDLKQDEDGNASDEDQMVICEDPQPEIDLKCKDKLTDSDNDIQDEDGEKKCYTQPRFSPVSGQKRETMTVKQEITCRPKPIKARIPSTGIETTTKYHHTSMDKGGTVSVLSSTYPYHSPVNPTGVSGFQPTGGAFITMPISPKVIKPEPVKSEQQYSTQYSMSNLVASIHENGRNMPKFTAAPVLHSQGSQYLGPAPQHPRMYCGFQIPISDAGNRNISSQCLASGNKMETQSVIVSKPYSISTTSTTSTYRGIGHPIARLAEPEKNENQVGNNHAQFYVTNVKPDQERKDTVNIILPATNDKHKQPSTPHTPHTPLNNHGSTEISTNKSYSLDEIQNNDIGPSKGPFMLAPTPAQLGRAPLQRRQSMAMPPTSNAGDHGPLTSQHCDNRPQISTSQTAEQMQQQQQNFSESHASPSPSTKKGSFFKKNVEDGMDRVLEQVNFQEKFSSLPEFKPEDIQSPSAISINTAGSSAHGSVVTSGLHSSNLQSSMQMQSYRKKSAQGPHRPTMNEDDIESDTSVSATPKSTSSVKLTGNTFFGPDFNVDAYRANNDLVGDVDANSPRTPKTPGGGASNSVGMGRSENERGHRKVLEQRRLLVMQLFQENGYFPSTQATTAFQAKHSDIFPNKTSLQLKIREVRQKLKANSTPMSANSLVSPLPVSEPSPNVTGPLTAPPTSMGAPHSLPVSSSGS